A section of the Etheostoma cragini isolate CJK2018 chromosome 12, CSU_Ecrag_1.0, whole genome shotgun sequence genome encodes:
- the LOC117953826 gene encoding transcription factor HES-1-like, with product MPAGTVERTSPSAVAPTPTRADSTPEKPRSLTENRKSSKPIMEKRRRARINESLGQLKTLILDALKKDSSRHSKLEKADILEMTVKHLRNLQRLQMTAAVNTDPSVLGKYRAGFSECVGEVTRFLSTCEGVNTEVRTRLLGHLAACVSQINAVNFYTPHPGALRLGQTQIPAASAAQMPCKSGSAMHASSEALKLYGGFQVVPTPDGQFAFLVPSAAVMPLGAQNSHHVSPVAPPGTSDSVWRPW from the exons ATGCCGGCTGGTACTGTAGAGAGGACGTCTCCATCCGCCGTGGCTCCCACACCGACACGAGCGGACTCCACACCCGAAAAACCCCGGAGTCTGACAGAGAACAGAAAG tcctccaaaccaatCATGGAAAAGCGGAGACGTGCGCGCATCAATGAGAGTCTGGGCCAGCTGAAGACCCTCATTCTGGACGCACTCAAGAAAGAT AGCTCCAGACACTCCAAACTGGAGAAGGCAGACATCCTTGAGATGACCGTGAAGCACCTCAGGAACCTGCAGCGACTTCAGATGACCG CTGCTGTGAACACGGACCCTTCCGTCCTGGGTAAATACAGAGCCGGGTTCAGCGAGTGTGTGGGGGAGGTCACTCGTTTCTTGTCCACATGTGAAGGAGTGAACACAGAGGTGAGGACTCGTCTCCTCGGCCACCTGGCAGCCTGCGTGAGCCAAATCAACGCTGTGAACTTCTACACACCTCACCCAGGTGCGCTGAGACTCGGGCAGACACAGATTCCAGCCGCCTCCGCTGCACAGATGCCTTGCAAAAGTGGCTCAGCGATGCACGCCTCCTCAGAAGCTCTGAAGCTGTACGGTGGCTTCCAGGTTGTGCCAACACCGGATGGACAGTTTGCTTTTCTTGTTCCCAGTGCAGCTGTTATGCCTCTGGGTGCACAAAACAGCCATCACGTGTCACCTGTTGCACCTCCTGGCACCTCAGACTCGGTGTGGAGACCGTGGTAG